A stretch of DNA from Nocardioides sp. Arc9.136:
AGCCGTAGCGGCTGGTCGGCACCAGGTCGAGGTCGCGGTCGGCGCCGAACCGGCCGACGCTGGCCATCATCCGCTCCATCCGCGACCGCAGCTCGTCGGCGTCCCCGCCGCTGCCGTAGAACGCGTGCAGGTCGCCCACCGCGGCCATGGGGAACAGCTCCTCCACGATCGCGCTGACGTACGTCGCGTCCTCGGTGACAGGGCGGAGGACGAGGTTCTGGACGTACCCGAAGGTCCCCTGCGTCTCGATCGCCACCGGCGTGTGGTCCACCAGCCACCGGTGCCGCCACTCGTCGACGTCGAGCTCGGCCGGTCGCCGCAGCACCGCGACGTTGGCGAGGGCCTCGGCCCGGCGGCCGTCGGCCACCTCCGGCGGCGCCAGCGGGAGCCGCTCCTCGACCTCCCAGCCGTCGAGCGTCGCGCCCGCGACGGCGGCGGCCAGGACGTCGACCACCGCGGCGGTCCCGCCGGCGGCCCACACCGACACCACGGCCCGCACCGGTGCGGCCGGGCCGGGGATCCGCAGGGCGGCCGCCACGGGCTCGTCGTCGAGGTTCACCTGCAGCCGGCTCGCGCCGGCCGCGGCGAGCTGGCCGCGCAGGCCGTCCTCGAGGAGCTCGGCGAGCGGCGCGTCCTCGCCCCGCACCAGGAACATCAGCTTCGTCAGGTCGGGCACCGTGGTCACCGCCGGACCGTAGCCAGCCTCAGGCCCCCGCGGGAAGGGCCGGCTCGTCCACCGGGAGGGGGAGCACGTCGACGTCGGTGGCGAGGTGGACCACCTCGGACCGGAGACCGGCCACCTGCGCCGCGGCCAGGAGCGTCCGTGCCCAGGCCCGGTCGTCGTCGTCGGCGAGGCCCGCGCCCGGCCGCGAGCGCAGGAAGGCCACGCGGACGCCCGGGGGCAGCGCGCCCCGCACCAGGCCGGCGAGCAGCTCACCCAGCCGGTCGGCGCCGCCCGGCGGAGGCGGGCCGCCGCAGTCCTCGATCTCGGTCAGGTGCGGGAGGGGCCGGTCGTCGGGGCCGACCAGCATCAGCCAGGTGCTGGTCCGCGTCCAGCCGAGCGGGCGCATCAGGGAGCGCCACGCCTGCTCGACGTCGGCCTGGGTCACGATCACGGGTGCGTAGGTCATGACGACCACCCTGCTGCGCGCCGCCGCCCGGAGAGGCGGTCCTCCCCAGGACCAGGGGAGGAGGCCGGCCGACGGCGCCCTGTGGACGGATGGTGGGCCGGTCAGGCGACCGAGCGGTAGAGCTCGAGGGTCCGCTCGGCGATCGCGTCCCAGCCGAAGGCGGCCTGCGCCCGTGCCCGCCCGGCCCGGCCCATGGTCGCGGCGCGGTCGGGATCGGTGACGACCTCGGTCAGCGCGGCCGCGAGGTCGGCGACGTACCGCTCGGGGTCGACGGGGGTGCCGGTCCCGTCGGTGGCCTGCTCGATCGGCACGAGAAGCCCCGTCTCGCCGTGCACGACGACCTCCGGGATGCCGCCGGTCGCGGTCGCCACGACGGCTGTCTCGCAGGCCATCGCCTCGAGGTTGACGATGCCGAGCGGCTCGTAGACCGAGGGGCAGGCGAACACCGTCGCGGCGGACAGCAGCGCGACGACGTCCGCGCGGGGCAGCATGTCGCGGATCCACACCACGCCGGTGCGCGCGGCCTGCAGGTCGTCGACCAGGGCGACGACCTCGGCCTCGATGGCGGGGGTGTCCGGCGCGCCGGCGCAGAGCACGACCTGGACGTCGGGCGGGAGCTGGGCGACGGCGCGGAGGAACCAGGGCAGCCCCTTCTGCCGGGTGATCCGCCCGACGAAGACCACCGAGGGGCGGTCCGGGTCGACGCCGAGCGCACGCACCCGGTCCGGGTCGTCGACCGGCGACCAGAGCGCGGTGTCGATGCCGTTGTGGACGACGTGCACGCGGCCGGGGTCGACGGCGGGGTACGCCGCCAGCACGTCGTCCCGCATGGCGCGGGAGACCGCGACGACCGCCGCCGCGGACTCGTACGCCGTCCGCTCGGCCCAGCCGGACACGGCGTACCCGCCGCCGAGCTGCTCGGCCTTCCACGGGCGCAGCGGCTCCAGCGAGTGGGCGGTGACGACGTGCGGGACGCCGTGCAGCAGACCGGCCAGGTGGCCCGCGAGGTTGGCGTACCAGGTGTGGGAGTGCACCAGGTCGGCACCGGCGCACGCGTCGGCGATGGCGAGGTCGACGCCGAGGGTCCGCAGCGCGGCGTTGGCCCCGGCGAGCTCGGCCGGCTCGGCGTACGACGCCGTCCCCGGCTCGTCCCGCGGGGCCCCGAAGGCGTGGACCCGGGCGGTGA
This window harbors:
- the glgA gene encoding glycogen synthase produces the protein MRVDVLTKEYPPEIYGGAGVHVAELVRALRRRDDVTARVHAFGAPRDEPGTASYAEPAELAGANAALRTLGVDLAIADACAGADLVHSHTWYANLAGHLAGLLHGVPHVVTAHSLEPLRPWKAEQLGGGYAVSGWAERTAYESAAAVVAVSRAMRDDVLAAYPAVDPGRVHVVHNGIDTALWSPVDDPDRVRALGVDPDRPSVVFVGRITRQKGLPWFLRAVAQLPPDVQVVLCAGAPDTPAIEAEVVALVDDLQAARTGVVWIRDMLPRADVVALLSAATVFACPSVYEPLGIVNLEAMACETAVVATATGGIPEVVVHGETGLLVPIEQATDGTGTPVDPERYVADLAAALTEVVTDPDRAATMGRAGRARAQAAFGWDAIAERTLELYRSVA